The following coding sequences are from one Humulus lupulus chromosome X, drHumLupu1.1, whole genome shotgun sequence window:
- the LOC133806984 gene encoding citrate-binding protein-like — MKGLIVLLLVIGFLKEQYYFCNAADPTDGFTLVPLKPQDFQMDKPFNEPLKNRFSFKDGVRSFWIYNRDKPFKPSSPTRPRTEVRIAGHDYSSGVWQFEGYAYVPKGTSGVTIVQIHGAAEGATTLQLRIYDGNMKYYKFNLVATDLYDRWFRVNIIHNVDEGKITVFIDGANKFVINDQGPGDLYFKFGVYAAPAGSSGYMESKWRDIKLYKK, encoded by the exons ATGAAGGGATTAATAGTGTTGTTGCTAGTGATTGGCTTCTTGAAAGAGCAATACTATTTTTGTAATGCAGCTGATCCAACTGATGGATTCACCCTTGTCCCTTTGAAACCACAAGATTTTCAGATGGACAAACCTTTTAATGAACCTCTCAAGAATCGCTTTAGTTTCAAAGATGGAGTTCGAAGTTTTTGGATCTACAACCGGGACAAACCCTTCAAACCCTCCAGTCCCACTAGGCCACGAACTGAAGTTCGCATAGCG GGACATGACTACTCTTCAGGAGTATGGCAATTTGAAGGGTATGCTTATGTGCCAAAAGGGACCTCAGGAGTGACCATAGTGCAAATCCATGGAGCAGCTGAGGGAGCTACCACTCTGCAACTAAGGATCTACGACGGCAACATGAAGTACTACAAGTTCAATTTAGTGGCTACAGATCTGTACGACAGGTGGTTTCGAGTGAACATAATCCACAACGTCGACGAAGGCAAGATCACTGTCTTTATCGACGGCGCCAACAAGTTCGTCATCAACGATCAGGGTCCCGGCGACCTCTACTTCAAGTTTGGTGTCTATGCTGCCCCAGCTGGTTCCAGTGGTTACATGGAATCCAAATGGAGAGACATCAAGCTTTACAAAAAGTAA
- the LOC133805531 gene encoding citrate-binding protein-like: LIKLVYWVLLVEVSLSQSNFQLHKPYDQPTANRYSKSNGVERFWVFSNDKPFKEGSPTKPRTEMRISGNDYTSGIWQFEGNFYVPSGTNGACIMQVFGAANQATTLQLRVYDGNLRAYKSELVASNIFDTWFKLNVIHDVGNSRVTVFINDAQKVVLGGKGASTFYFKYGVYSQDGSSNRMESRWSGIKVYKK, translated from the exons CTAATAAAGTTGGTGTATTGGGTGCTCCTAGTGGAGGTGAGCCTTTCACAAAGCAACTTTCAGTTGCATAAGCCGTACGATCAACCTACTGCGAATCGTTATAGTAAAAGCAATGGAGTTGAAAGGTTTTGGGTCTTCAGCAACGATAAACCATTCAAAGAGGGCAGCCCTACTAAGCCTCGCACTGAAATGCGCATATCG GGAAATGACTACACCTCAGGAATATGGCAATTCGAGGGAAACTTCTATGTCCCAAGCGGGACAAACGGCGCTTGCATAATGCAAGTGTTCGGGGCAGCCAATCAAGCCACGACCTTGCAATTGAGAGTGTACGATGGGAATTTGAGGGCTTATAAGTCGGAATTGGTGGCTTCTAACATCTTCGATACTTGGTTTAAGCTGAATGTGATCCACGATGTTGGCAATTCTAGGGTTACAGTGTTCATTAACGATGCCCAAAAGGTTGTATTGGGTGGCAAAGGAGCTTCCACCTTTTACTTTAAGTATGGAGTTTATTCTCAGGATGGTTCTAGCAATCGCATGGAGTCAAGGTGGAGTGGTATCAAAGTTTATAAGAAGTAA